From a single Nicotiana tomentosiformis chromosome 2, ASM39032v3, whole genome shotgun sequence genomic region:
- the LOC104121444 gene encoding transcription factor PCL1-like gives MGEEVKITDGDAFTGDENRVLEWEEGLPSLEDLTPLSQALIPPELASAFKISPEPAKTLSDVNRASESTFSSLRGSGPLQQLHILSSPETDPTENGLDPRKTRRIDPEMLDADSALMRNENCGGGDDSNNNSASKTLNKRPRLVWTPQLHKRFVDVVAHLGIKNAVPKTIMQLMNVEGLTRENVASHLQKYRLYLKRMQGLSDEGPTSSDHLFASTPVPQSLQQSGGNGPNSNGHNSSGYNSNGHNGNGHVQMQMPMPMPMMYPPQMVPMPMMGMSGHGHGFHHQYNMGAQQPDWSGNKFGSYHYVAPSDK, from the coding sequence ATGGGCGAAGAAGTAAAAATCACCGACGGTGATGCTTTCACTGGAGACGAAAACCGTGTTCTCGAGTGGGAAGAAGGACTTCCGAGTCTCGAAGATCTAACGCCGTTATCTCAGGCGTTAATCCCGCCGGAACTCGCGTCGGCGTTCAAAATCTCGCCGGAGCCGGCGAAGACGTTGTCCGACGTCAATCGCGCTTCGGAGAGCACGTTTTCGTCTCTCCGCGGCAGCGGACCGTTGCAACAATTACACATTTTGTCCTCACCGGAAACGGATCCGACGGAAAATGGATTGGATCCGAGGAAGACCCGAAGAATTGATCCAGAGATGTTAGACGCGGATTCAGCATTAATGAGGAATGAGAATTGTGGAGGAGGAGATGATAGTAATAATAATTCAGCGTCTAAGACGCTGAACAAGCGGCCGCGGCTCGTGTGGACACCGCAGCTGCACAAGAGATTCGTGGACGTGGTAGCTCATTTAGGGATAAAAAATGCGGTGCCAAAGACGATTATGCAGTTAATGAACGTGGAAGGATTAACGCGGGAAAATGTTGCGAGTCATTTGCAGAAGTATAGGTTGTACTTGAAGAGAATGCAAGGGCTGTCAGATGAGGGGCCCACTTCTTCCGATCATTTATTCGCGTCCACACCCGTGCCACAGAGTTTGCAGCAGTCCGGTGGTAATGGCCCTAATAGTAATGGCCATAACAGTAGCGGTTATAACAGTAATGGTCATAATGGTAATGGTCATGTACAAATGCAAATGCCTATGCCAATGCCAATGATGTATCCCCCACAAATGGTGCCAATGCCTATGATGGGAATGTCAGGACATGGACATGGGTTTCATCATCAGTATAATATGGGGGCGCAACAGCCAGACTGGTCTGGAAATAAATTTGGTTCTTATCATTATGTTGCTCCTAGTGACAAATAG
- the LOC138906203 gene encoding uncharacterized protein yields MVRDCPRLRRGASLLTTQAPRISKRLQTSRAVVTTPVTALPTYPVRGGGQTGRGCPRGGGQARCYANLGRMEAVASDAVIIGIILFCRKDASVLFDLGSTYSYVSSYIALYLGISHDSLSSPIYVSMSVGDFAVVDHVYRSCLVVIGGFKMRANQLLFSIVNFDLILGMDWLSPYHAILDCHAKTMTLAM; encoded by the coding sequence atggtgagggattgccctagacttaggaggggtgcatctCTActgactactcaggctccacgtatTTCAAAAAGACTCCAAACTTCTCGGGCCGTGGTTACTACTCCAGTTACCGCTCTACCTACAtatccagttaggggtggaggtcagactggtaggggttgccctagagggggaggccaggctagatgtTATGCTAATCTGGGTAggatggaggcagttgcatcagacgcagttatcataggtattattctaTTTTGTCGtaaagatgcatcagtcttatttgatctaggatccacttactcatatgtatcatcttacattgctctgtatttgggtatatctcatgattctttgagttctcctatttatgtgtccatgtCTGTAGGAGATTTTGCTGTTGTggatcatgtgtatcggtcgtgtttagttgttattggtggttttaaGATGCGAGCTAATCAATTGTTGTTCAGTATAGTAAACTTTGATCTTATCTTGGggatggactggttgtcgccctatcatgctattctagattgtcatgccaagacgatgACATTGGCTATGTGA